From Apus apus isolate bApuApu2 chromosome 13, bApuApu2.pri.cur, whole genome shotgun sequence, a single genomic window includes:
- the REEP2 gene encoding receptor expression-enhancing protein 2 has translation MVSWIISRLVVLIFGTLYPAYSSYKAVKTKNVKEYVKWMMYWIVFAFFTTAETLTDIVLSWFPFYFELKIAFVIWLLSPYTKGSSVLYRKFVHPTLSNKEKEIDEYITQARDKSYETMMRVGKRGLNLAANAAVTAAAKGQGVLSEKLRSFSMQDLTLIRDEDALHMQSHEPHLHPSGGSLLETIEDSASCYSSGEESSVAQRSNGTPSETRTDPSDEDAGDKLPKRTQSVKTPKKMTKAELPARSVKARPKKKAALASGESS, from the exons ATGGTGTCCTGGATCATCTCCCGCCTCGTGGT GCTCATCTTCGGCACCCTCTACCCCGCCTACTCCTCCTACAAGGCCGTGAAGACGAAAAACGTGAAGGAATAT GTGAAGTGGATGATGTACTGGATTGTGTTTGCCTTTTTCACCACTGCAGAAACACTCACAGACATTGTCCTTTCCTG gtttcctttttatttcGAGCTGAAAATCGCATTTGTGATTTGGCTGCTCTCCCCTTACACCAAGGGCTCCAGTGTCCTCTACAGGAAGTTTGTGCACCCAACGCTCTCCAATAAGGAGAAG GAAATTGATGAATACATTACTCAGGCTCGTGACAAGAGCTATGAAACCATGATGCGAGTTGGCAAGAGAGGGTTAAACCTTGCTGCCAATGCAGCAGTTACTGCAGCTGCAAAG GGCCAGGGAGTTTTGTCAGAGAAGCTGCGAAGTTTCAGCATGCAGGATCTCACTCTAATCCGAGATGAAGATGCTCTACATATGCAAAGCCATGAGCCACACCTGCACCCATCTGGTGGCAGTCTTCTTGAAACCATTGAGGATTCAG CTTCCTGTTACTCCtcaggagaggagagcagcGTGGCACAGAGGTCTAATGGAACTCCGTCAGAGACTAGAACAGACCCATCAGATGAAGATGCAGGAGACAAACTTCCTAAACGTACCCAGAGTGTCAAAACTCCTAAGAAGATGACAAAAGCTGAG CTTCCAGCACGAAGTGTGAAAGCCCGCCCTAAGAAGAAAGCTGCTCTTGCTTCTGGCGAGTCATCATAA